The DNA window CACGGTGAAAGCAGTAGATGGTGTTTCATTTACGCTTGAGCCAGGTGAAACACTAGGACTTGTGGGCGAATCTGGTTGTGGAAAAACAACCACAGCTTTTGCGATAACTCGGCTGCTTGCGAATAATGGGTACATTGCCGGCGGCGAGATATATTTTGATGGTCAAAGAATCTCTGAACCCGTGCCAGACTTTGGCAAAGGCCTCCTCGCTGATTCAAAGAGAGCGAGATTCGAAAAGACGCAGGAAGAGAAGATGCAAGCGATAAGGTGGAAACAGATCTCTGTGATATTTCAAAGTGCGATGAATGCATTCAACCCAGTGTATAAAGTTGGTGACCAAATCATGGAAGCTTTGAGAGTACATGAGAAGATGACCAAGGAGCAGGCGAGACAGCGCACGATTGAACTTTTCCAGCTTGTTGGCTTGGATCCTAGACGAATCACTGGTTATCCGCACGAATTCAGTGGAGGTATGCGGCAGAGAGCAATGATTGCAATGGCACTTGCATGCAATCCAAAGCTCATAATTGCAGATGAGCCAACCACTGCATTGGATGTGATTATGCAAGACAGAATTTTGAAGGAAATCAAAGATCTTCAGAGGAAATTTCAGATTTCAATGATCATAATTACCCACGATATCTCAGTGGTGGCAGAGGTTGCGGACAAGATTGCAATAATGTATGCGGGTAAGATTGTTGAGTATGGGGATATTGTTGCAATCTTCCATCGAACTTCGCATCCATATTCTATCGGACTTTTGGGCGCGTTCCCAAGTATCAAAGGAAAGAAACGCCGGTTAGATGCAATACCCGGTTCGCCCCCAGATCTTGCGAATCCCCCAACTGGTTGTAGGTTCCATCCCAG is part of the Thermoplasmata archaeon genome and encodes:
- a CDS encoding ABC transporter ATP-binding protein, whose product is MNMPLLEVRDLKVYFKIRKGTVKAVDGVSFTLEPGETLGLVGESGCGKTTTAFAITRLLANNGYIAGGEIYFDGQRISEPVPDFGKGLLADSKRARFEKTQEEKMQAIRWKQISVIFQSAMNAFNPVYKVGDQIMEALRVHEKMTKEQARQRTIELFQLVGLDPRRITGYPHEFSGGMRQRAMIAMALACNPKLIIADEPTTALDVIMQDRILKEIKDLQRKFQISMIIITHDISVVAEVADKIAIMYAGKIVEYGDIVAIFHRTSHPYSIGLLGAFPSIKGKKRRLDAIPGSPPDLANPPTGCRFHPRCKYVKDICKDKEPEFVEVEKNHWTACHFAYEVYNARISAEEVRM